From a region of the Georgenia yuyongxinii genome:
- a CDS encoding ABC transporter permease, giving the protein MTVNAVGDRLRKPVSAAPRASSRNPLYLVGSLALGLGVWFVVAGLYGPEVFASPGDTLAAAVDLARSGELWLATQASAGRILAGWSLGVLLGAPIGLLMGRIQLIGRLLDPYVQFFRFVPPISFVTLAVVWLGIGEASKIVLIVYTSVFIVAINTLAGVVAINENQLRAAATLGASRRQLLHAVVLPAVVPYIFTGARLAMGNSFLTIVSAEMVAANTGLGALIWQSRNFGRIDWIFVGIIVLGVLGFLFDRIVLWIGRRALMRFGVKG; this is encoded by the coding sequence ATGACGGTGAACGCGGTTGGGGACAGGCTCCGGAAGCCTGTGTCGGCGGCGCCCAGAGCCAGCTCACGTAACCCGCTGTACCTGGTGGGCTCTCTGGCGCTGGGGCTTGGGGTCTGGTTCGTGGTGGCCGGCCTCTATGGCCCTGAGGTGTTTGCTTCCCCTGGGGATACGCTGGCAGCGGCAGTCGACCTGGCTCGCAGTGGGGAGCTCTGGCTGGCGACGCAGGCATCTGCGGGGCGGATTCTGGCTGGATGGTCTCTCGGCGTTCTGCTGGGTGCACCGATCGGCCTGCTGATGGGGCGCATTCAGCTGATTGGGCGATTGCTCGATCCGTATGTGCAGTTCTTCCGGTTCGTTCCGCCGATCTCATTCGTCACCCTGGCCGTGGTGTGGTTAGGGATCGGTGAGGCGTCGAAGATCGTTCTGATTGTCTACACGTCCGTGTTCATTGTTGCGATCAACACCTTGGCGGGTGTCGTCGCAATCAACGAGAATCAGTTGCGGGCCGCCGCGACCCTCGGGGCCAGCCGGCGCCAGCTGCTTCATGCTGTGGTGCTTCCCGCCGTAGTACCCTACATCTTTACCGGCGCACGGCTCGCGATGGGGAACAGCTTCCTCACCATCGTCTCCGCCGAGATGGTTGCGGCAAACACGGGTTTGGGTGCGCTGATCTGGCAGTCGCGCAACTTCGGGCGGATCGACTGGATTTTCGTGGGGATCATTGTCCTCGGTGTCCTAGGGTTCCTATTTGACCGGATTGTGCTCTGGATCGGTCGCCGTGCACTCATGCGGTTTGGCGTCAAGGGCTGA
- a CDS encoding MFS transporter, with the protein MPLLLAMTALGFSGYALLLPVAPLWAVQGGADLVGAGLVNGVFLLFTVMTQLVVPGALRRFGWGSVLVAGMLFLGLPALAHGTTDALWPTLVLSAVRGWGFGVLTVTGGVLVAELVEPAQRGKAIGAYGLAIAGPQVLLLPAGPWIAEHVGFWAVFAVASLPVVGVLPAIGLARMLDHVPEKRGPAPYMLLLRPVVLLLGVTLAGGALITFMAQMSSSATLTTLALMLMSVTAALSRWRIGALTDRIGKERLIWPLVVLTAVGMAVLAWAVRDSQDTDGLLLMLGSAVVGISYGGLQSLTLVVAFESVSRSHYGPASAVWNVGFDVGTGLGSVVVGLVAAGTSFSSALLVAGALSLLTLPLAIRRQAAVGELTA; encoded by the coding sequence ATGCCGCTGCTCCTTGCCATGACCGCCCTCGGCTTCTCTGGATATGCCTTGCTGCTGCCGGTTGCGCCGCTGTGGGCGGTCCAGGGCGGTGCCGACCTCGTTGGCGCCGGGCTTGTGAATGGTGTGTTCCTGCTTTTCACGGTGATGACTCAGTTGGTCGTCCCAGGGGCGTTGCGCCGTTTCGGATGGGGATCGGTGCTCGTCGCCGGCATGCTCTTTCTAGGTCTGCCGGCCCTCGCACATGGCACGACCGACGCGCTGTGGCCGACCTTGGTGCTTTCCGCGGTACGCGGCTGGGGATTCGGGGTGCTGACGGTCACAGGTGGTGTCCTCGTGGCGGAACTGGTGGAGCCCGCCCAGCGCGGGAAGGCGATTGGGGCCTACGGGCTGGCGATAGCGGGGCCGCAGGTGCTGCTTCTGCCGGCGGGCCCGTGGATCGCGGAGCACGTCGGCTTCTGGGCGGTTTTTGCGGTGGCATCTCTCCCGGTGGTTGGAGTCTTGCCTGCGATCGGCCTCGCCAGAATGCTTGACCACGTTCCCGAGAAACGGGGTCCGGCGCCCTACATGCTGCTGCTGCGTCCGGTGGTGCTACTCCTCGGGGTAACGCTGGCGGGCGGGGCGCTGATCACATTCATGGCCCAGATGAGCAGCAGCGCGACGTTAACAACGCTTGCGCTAATGCTGATGAGTGTCACCGCCGCGCTGTCCCGCTGGCGTATTGGCGCGCTGACCGACCGGATAGGGAAAGAGCGACTTATCTGGCCACTGGTCGTGCTGACCGCGGTGGGCATGGCAGTGCTCGCCTGGGCCGTCCGCGACTCGCAGGACACGGACGGGCTGCTGCTGATGCTGGGATCGGCGGTCGTGGGGATCAGCTACGGCGGTCTGCAGAGCCTCACCCTGGTGGTGGCCTTCGAGTCGGTAAGCCGATCACACTACGGCCCCGCCAGTGCCGTGTGGAACGTCGGATTTGACGTCGGAACCGGGCTCGGCTCCGTAGTGGTCGGCTTGGTCGCGGCGGGGACCTCCTTCAGCTCGGCGCTGCTGGTTGCCGGTGCCCTCTCGTTGCTTACTTTGCCGCTGGCGATACGGCGGCAGGCCGCGGTCGGAGAGTTGACCGCGTAG
- a CDS encoding malonic semialdehyde reductase gives MTATTDPQTHDALVLDERAQNLLFRQARTANAFTDEQVTDEQIAEIFELVKWAPTSMNTQPLRVVVVRSADAKERLLPHMAEGNRAKTAAAPATAIFAADVDFHEELPRTFPHFPGARDMFAGDEEARARTAELNTGLQVGYAILGIRAAGLAAGPMTGFDADAIAREFFPDGRHRVLVAINMGKPAENAWHDRLPRLGFDEVVKAL, from the coding sequence ATGACTGCAACGACTGACCCCCAGACCCACGACGCCCTCGTCCTCGACGAGCGCGCGCAGAACCTGCTGTTCCGCCAGGCCCGCACGGCGAACGCCTTCACGGACGAGCAGGTCACCGACGAGCAGATCGCCGAGATCTTCGAGCTCGTCAAGTGGGCGCCCACGTCGATGAACACGCAGCCGCTGCGCGTCGTCGTCGTGCGCTCCGCCGACGCCAAGGAGCGTCTGCTCCCCCACATGGCCGAGGGCAACCGGGCCAAGACGGCCGCCGCCCCGGCGACCGCCATTTTCGCTGCGGACGTCGACTTCCACGAGGAGCTCCCGCGGACCTTCCCGCACTTCCCCGGCGCCCGTGACATGTTCGCGGGTGACGAGGAGGCGCGCGCCCGCACCGCCGAGCTCAACACGGGCCTCCAGGTGGGCTACGCCATCCTCGGCATCCGGGCCGCCGGCCTCGCCGCCGGCCCGATGACCGGCTTCGACGCCGACGCGATCGCCCGGGAGTTCTTCCCCGACGGCCGCCACCGCGTCCTGGTCGCCATCAACATGGGCAAGCCCGCCGAGAACGCCTGGCATGACCGCCTGCCGCGCCTCGGCTTCGACGAGGTCGTCAAGGCCCTCTGA
- a CDS encoding TetR/AcrR family transcriptional regulator, translating to MLKEVGDSREDRVPLSRDRVLNCAVAVADGGGLSSLTMRSLAKELGVKPMALYHYFTNKDEILDGIVDLVFGEMELPSAEGHWREEIGRRAVSARSVLRRHPWAIVLMESRSRPGPATLRHHDAVLGTLRGAGLSLAMTGHAYALLDAFVYGFAIQEAALPFDRDTAPEVTASIAARFSPEEYPHLVEFATEHALQPGYDFGEEFEFGLDVILDALERMIPRGNGDDL from the coding sequence ATGCTGAAGGAAGTAGGCGACAGTCGGGAAGACCGCGTCCCGCTCAGCCGAGACCGGGTGCTGAACTGTGCCGTCGCTGTCGCCGACGGTGGCGGACTCAGCTCGCTCACCATGCGCTCACTCGCCAAGGAGCTGGGCGTCAAACCGATGGCGCTGTACCACTACTTCACCAACAAGGACGAGATCCTCGACGGTATCGTCGACCTCGTCTTCGGCGAGATGGAGCTCCCCTCGGCCGAGGGCCATTGGCGCGAGGAGATCGGCCGCCGCGCCGTCTCGGCGCGGAGCGTGCTACGACGCCACCCCTGGGCGATCGTACTGATGGAGTCGCGGTCAAGACCGGGGCCCGCCACGCTGCGGCACCACGACGCCGTGCTCGGCACCCTGCGGGGAGCCGGCCTCTCCCTGGCGATGACAGGGCACGCCTACGCCCTGCTCGACGCATTCGTCTACGGGTTCGCGATCCAGGAGGCCGCGCTGCCGTTCGACCGGGACACCGCACCCGAGGTCACCGCTTCGATCGCGGCGCGGTTCTCCCCCGAGGAATACCCCCACCTCGTGGAGTTTGCGACCGAGCACGCCCTGCAACCTGGCTACGACTTCGGCGAGGAGTTCGAGTTCGGCCTCGACGTCATCCTCGACGCCCTCGAGCGGATGATCCCTCGAGGCAACGGCGACGATCTTTGA
- a CDS encoding DUF4389 domain-containing protein, giving the protein MATAALHPPVHPSYPVQVDGAGGLPLSRWLWLVKWVLVIPHYLILIPLWIAFVATSIVALVAIVITGRYPRGIFDFNVGVLRWNWRVHYYAYGALATDQYPPFTLREVPEYRAHLHVDYPEYLSRGLALVKWWLLAIPHYIVVAILVGGAATATYQATNTDWRWEGGLIGLLVLVAGVVLLVTGTYPRGLFDLLLGLNRWVIRVAAYAGLMTDVYPPFRLDMGGHEDVTLPAGTPPPTGPSPYPAAQQGGTFPPGPYTLQSYPPQPYPPHPEEGPQRT; this is encoded by the coding sequence ATGGCGACCGCCGCCCTTCACCCACCCGTCCACCCCAGCTATCCCGTCCAGGTCGACGGCGCGGGCGGCCTTCCGCTCTCCCGCTGGCTCTGGCTCGTCAAGTGGGTCTTGGTGATCCCGCACTATTTGATCCTGATCCCGCTCTGGATCGCGTTCGTCGCGACCAGCATCGTCGCCCTGGTGGCCATCGTCATCACCGGCCGGTACCCGCGCGGCATCTTCGACTTCAACGTCGGCGTGCTCCGCTGGAACTGGCGCGTGCACTACTACGCCTACGGCGCGCTCGCGACCGACCAGTACCCACCGTTCACCCTCCGCGAGGTCCCGGAGTATCGCGCTCACCTGCACGTCGACTACCCCGAGTACCTCTCCCGCGGGCTCGCGCTCGTGAAGTGGTGGCTGCTGGCGATCCCGCACTACATCGTCGTCGCCATCCTCGTCGGCGGCGCCGCCACCGCGACCTATCAGGCGACGAACACCGACTGGCGCTGGGAAGGCGGGCTGATCGGCCTGCTCGTCCTCGTCGCCGGCGTCGTCCTGCTCGTCACCGGTACCTACCCCCGGGGCCTGTTCGACCTCCTCCTCGGACTGAACCGCTGGGTAATCCGCGTCGCCGCCTACGCCGGCCTCATGACGGATGTCTACCCGCCGTTCCGCCTTGACATGGGCGGGCACGAGGACGTGACGCTGCCCGCCGGCACACCGCCCCCGACCGGACCCTCGCCGTACCCCGCCGCGCAGCAGGGCGGGACGTTTCCGCCCGGGCCGTACACGCTCCAGTCGTACCCGCCCCAGCCGTACCCGCCCCACCCCGAGGAAGGGCCGCAGCGCACCTGA
- a CDS encoding ABC transporter ATP-binding protein, translating into MIEAHDLTKRFGDKTAVDHVTFTIAPGSVTGFLGPNGAGKSTTMRMVVGLDHPTAGTVTVNGKPYAKHRSPLSEVGVLLDAKAVHTGRSARSHLRTMAATHGISTRRVDEVIEMTGLAGVASKRVGGFSLGMGQRLGIASAMLGDPRTLILDEPVNGLDPEGVQWVRHLVRDLAAEGRTVFLSSHLMSEMAQTADQLLVIGRGKIITAGPVQEVIDSVIGATVRVRSPRATELADLLRADGVTITSPEAGTLQLHGVTAERIGETAAAHGIVLHELNPQSASLEEAYMNLTQDAVEYHSEPVHIHQEAGIR; encoded by the coding sequence ATGATCGAAGCCCACGACCTCACCAAGCGCTTCGGCGACAAGACCGCCGTCGACCACGTCACCTTCACCATCGCGCCCGGCTCGGTCACGGGATTCCTCGGGCCCAACGGCGCCGGTAAGTCCACCACCATGCGGATGGTTGTGGGTCTGGACCACCCGACGGCGGGCACCGTCACCGTCAACGGCAAGCCGTACGCCAAGCACCGCTCCCCGCTCAGCGAGGTCGGTGTGCTGCTGGACGCCAAGGCCGTCCACACCGGCCGGTCCGCCCGCTCACATCTGCGCACGATGGCTGCGACCCACGGAATCTCCACGCGGAGGGTGGACGAGGTCATCGAGATGACCGGCCTGGCCGGCGTCGCGAGCAAGCGGGTGGGTGGCTTCTCCCTCGGGATGGGGCAACGCCTGGGCATCGCCTCGGCGATGCTGGGCGACCCCCGCACGCTCATCCTGGACGAGCCGGTCAACGGCCTGGACCCCGAGGGGGTGCAGTGGGTGCGTCACCTCGTGCGTGACCTGGCAGCCGAGGGCCGTACGGTGTTCCTCTCCTCGCACCTCATGAGCGAGATGGCCCAGACCGCCGACCAGCTCCTCGTCATCGGCCGCGGCAAGATCATCACCGCCGGTCCGGTCCAGGAGGTCATCGACTCCGTCATCGGCGCGACCGTGCGGGTGCGCTCCCCGCGGGCAACCGAGCTGGCCGACCTGCTCCGCGCCGACGGCGTCACCATCACCTCGCCCGAGGCCGGGACGCTGCAGCTGCACGGGGTGACAGCCGAGCGGATCGGCGAGACCGCCGCCGCCCACGGCATCGTCCTGCACGAGCTGAACCCCCAGAGCGCCAGCCTGGAGGAGGCCTACATGAACCTCACCCAGGACGCCGTCGAGTACCACTCCGAGCCTGTCCACATCCACCAGGAAGCCGGCATCCGATGA
- a CDS encoding ABC transporter permease subunit has translation MNAVVTPASAPATEPVRLAAAPRARLTFTGVMRGEWIKLLSLRSTWWVLGMTVAVMTLFALGQAMSLDLLADSPEAAALGTIHGAEIVSGGYPLGTVTIAVLGALLITGEYSTGMIRSTLTAVPTRLPVLAAKAIVLTAVTALVTVLSLALASLVTRVLLAEHDLVPALDDAQSWQIYGGVLYFLVAAALFALGIGTLLRSTAGTVTIALTVLLLLPGILSIITLDWVERIVTYLPMPAAAAFVTVSDSTLTDSSELAPWTGVLVVAAYAVVPMVAAAVMLRRRDA, from the coding sequence ATGAACGCCGTCGTCACGCCCGCCTCAGCACCCGCCACCGAACCAGTTCGGCTCGCAGCTGCCCCTCGCGCCCGCCTGACCTTTACGGGCGTCATGCGTGGGGAGTGGATCAAGCTGCTCTCCCTGCGCTCGACCTGGTGGGTCCTCGGCATGACCGTCGCCGTGATGACGCTCTTCGCCCTCGGCCAGGCCATGTCCCTCGACCTGCTGGCCGACTCACCCGAAGCCGCCGCTCTCGGCACGATCCACGGCGCCGAGATCGTCTCCGGCGGCTACCCGCTCGGGACAGTCACCATCGCGGTCCTCGGCGCCCTGCTGATCACGGGCGAGTACTCCACCGGCATGATCCGCTCGACCCTCACGGCCGTGCCGACGCGCCTTCCCGTGCTGGCCGCTAAGGCGATCGTCCTGACGGCGGTCACCGCACTCGTCACGGTGCTGAGCCTGGCCCTGGCCTCCCTCGTCACGAGGGTGCTCCTCGCCGAGCACGACCTCGTCCCGGCCCTCGATGACGCCCAGAGCTGGCAGATCTACGGTGGCGTGCTGTACTTCCTGGTCGCGGCCGCCCTGTTCGCACTCGGCATCGGCACGCTCCTGCGCTCGACCGCCGGCACGGTGACCATCGCCCTCACCGTGCTGCTTCTCCTGCCCGGCATCCTGAGCATCATCACCCTCGACTGGGTCGAACGGATCGTCACGTACCTGCCGATGCCCGCGGCGGCCGCGTTCGTCACGGTCAGCGACTCCACCCTCACCGACTCGAGCGAGCTCGCCCCGTGGACGGGCGTGCTCGTCGTCGCCGCCTACGCCGTCGTCCCGATGGTGGCAGCCGCCGTGATGCTGCGCCGACGCGATGCGTGA
- a CDS encoding SDR family oxidoreductase — MDARGRSMTGRTVLVTGGTSGIGRATAEGLATMGAHVAITGRDPARVERVASEIGSTSGARVDGFAADLSSQAEVRGLADEVLRRLPKLAVLVNNVGGYWNTRHITADGLERTFALNHLAPFLLTRLLLERLGQSGQARVVTVSSQAHAQGRIDFDDLQGERSYSGARAYNQSKLANVLFTYELARRLPPGEITTNAVHPGMVRTSFGAEDPGRAQRALVPLLRPFMRSTTAGAASSVRVASAPELGETTGQYFARGRPRRSAPASHDRAVAARLWQVSSALVGLADVLVKTSDRSRTASDRMWDR; from the coding sequence ATGGACGCGCGGGGCCGTTCGATGACCGGCAGGACCGTGCTCGTGACGGGCGGCACCTCCGGCATCGGGCGGGCGACCGCCGAGGGACTCGCCACGATGGGTGCCCACGTGGCCATCACCGGCCGCGACCCTGCGCGGGTGGAGCGGGTGGCAAGCGAGATCGGCTCCACGTCCGGCGCACGGGTGGACGGCTTCGCCGCCGACCTCTCATCCCAGGCGGAGGTGCGGGGGCTGGCAGATGAGGTTCTGCGCCGACTGCCCAAGCTTGCCGTCCTCGTCAACAACGTCGGCGGGTACTGGAACACGCGGCACATCACGGCAGACGGGCTCGAACGCACCTTCGCCCTCAACCACCTGGCGCCGTTCCTGCTCACCCGACTGCTGCTCGAAAGGCTCGGCCAGAGCGGGCAGGCGCGGGTGGTCACCGTTTCCTCCCAGGCACACGCCCAGGGCCGGATCGACTTCGACGACCTCCAGGGCGAGCGGTCCTACTCCGGCGCCCGGGCCTACAACCAGTCCAAGCTCGCCAACGTGCTGTTCACCTACGAGCTGGCCCGCCGGCTCCCGCCAGGCGAGATCACCACTAACGCCGTCCATCCCGGCATGGTCCGGACCTCCTTCGGGGCCGAGGACCCCGGCCGCGCCCAACGCGCCCTGGTGCCGCTGCTGCGGCCTTTCATGCGATCGACGACGGCGGGAGCCGCGTCCTCCGTCCGGGTGGCATCCGCTCCCGAGCTGGGGGAAACCACGGGGCAGTACTTCGCACGCGGACGCCCGAGGAGGTCCGCTCCGGCCAGCCACGACCGGGCTGTCGCAGCCCGGCTGTGGCAGGTGAGCAGCGCACTCGTCGGCCTCGCCGACGTCCTTGTGAAA